One window of Triticum dicoccoides isolate Atlit2015 ecotype Zavitan chromosome 5A, WEW_v2.0, whole genome shotgun sequence genomic DNA carries:
- the LOC119297520 gene encoding serine carboxypeptidase-like 18: MTGGPFCSGMIFFEVGPMKFVLAPYNGSLPQLTYNPYSWSKTASIILLDSPVGTGFSYARDVKGYHDIGDFSFSMHVVIFLNKWFTDHPHYQSNPFFVGGSSYAGKMSPIIAQHISQEIELGKQPRINLKGYVVGNPVTGSDYDDNFRVPYAHGVGIISDQLYEAAILNCKGSYIRPTNKMCVRVLNTFQNLVSEIDVPQILGVNCIRGMLTHKFLSEEYTQLSDPSPEQPTIDCFSYRYYLCNIWANDDSTREALG, from the exons ATGACGGGTGGGCCCTTCTGCTCTGGCATGATTTTCTTCGAAGTTG GTCCTATGAAATTTGTGTTGGCACCGTATAATGGTAGTTTGCCACAGTTGACCTATAATCCCTATTCATGGTCCAAG ACAGCAAGCATCATCTTGTTGGACTCACCAGTTGGTACTGGTTTCTCGTACGCTCGTGATGTCAAAGGTTATCACGATATTGGGGATTTTTCCTTTTCTATGCATGTCGTAATATTTCTCAACAAG TGGTTTACCGACCACCCACACTACCAATCCAATCCTTTCTTTGTTGGAGGAAGTTCATATGCTGGAAAGATGTCTCCAATTATTGCACAACACATTTCGCAAG AAATCGAACTGGGGAAGCAACCCAGGATTAATCTCAAG GGCTATGTAGTCGGCAACCCTGTTACAGGCTCAGATTATGATGACAATTTCAGAGTACCATATGCTCATGGTGTTGGGATTATATCCGATCAACTATATGAG GCTGCAATTTTGAATTGTAAAGGAAGCTATATAAGACCGACAAACAAAATGTGTGTCAGGGTGCTAAACACATTTCAAAAT CTCGTGTCTGAAATTGATGTGCCACAAATCCTGGGTGTCAATTGTATAAGGGGTATGTTAACACATAAATTTCTATCAGAAGAATACACTCAACTAAGTGATCCGTCTCCCGAGCAACCTACCATAGATTGTTTT TCATACCGTTACTACCTATGTAATATTTGGGCGAACGATGATTCCACGAGAGAAGCTCTTGGGTGA
- the LOC119297521 gene encoding serine carboxypeptidase-like 7, translated as MPLNTICVRKGMAASFFLSLVVPLVLLLLPLSRPASVVTHLPGFHGRLPFHLETGYVNVDEETGTELFYYFVESERSPDTDPVVLWLTGGPGCSSLIFYEVGPMKFVLAPYNGSLPEMAYNPYSWSKMASIILLDSPVGTGFSYARDLEGYRDVGDFSFSMHVVTFLNKWFINHPHYQSNPFFVGGSSYAGMMTPIIAQHISQEIEHGKQPRINLKGYLVGNPFTGSDYDRNFRAQYAHGVGIISDQLYEAAVGNCKGNYIRPQNKLCDMALNTIEDLISEIDEGYIVGVKCVWDLLRHRFMLEENAQLSKLSPEQPTINCFAYRYYLSNIWANENSTRDALGVKHGTIGEFKRCRKSMPYSFDVSSSIEYHFNLTSRGYRALVFSGDHDLVMPFLGTHAWIRSFNLSIVDGWRAWHLGGQAGGFTITYANHLTFATLKGGGHSAIEYRPRESLDMAQRWLDNKPL; from the exons ATGCCGTTGAACACCATCTGCGTACGTAAGGGTATggctgcttccttcttcctgagtcTCGTCGTCCCCTTGGTTctgcttcttctgccgctctcgcgCCCGGCGTCGGTGGTGACCCATCTCCCCGGCTTCCATGGCCGCCTTCCGTTCCACCTGGAGACCGG GTACGTCAACGTGGACGAGGAGACGGGAACGGAGCTCTTCTACTACTTCGTGGAGTCGGAGAGGAGCCCCGACACGGACCCCGTCGTCCTGTGGCTGACGGGCGGGCCCGGCTGCTCTAGCTTGATTTTCTACGAAGTTG GTCCTATGAAATTCGTGTTGGCGCCTTATAATGGTAGCTTGCCAGAGATGGCCTATAATCCCTATTCATGGTCCAAG ATGGCAAGCATCATCCTGTTGGATTCTCCAGTGGGTACGGGTTTCTCCTACGCACGTGACCTGGAAGGTTATCGTGATGTGGGGGATTTCTCGTTTTCTATGCATGTTGTAACATTTCTCAACAAG TGGTTTATCAATCACCCACACTACCAATCAAATCCTTTCTTTGTTGGAGGAAGTTCATATGCTGGAATGATGACTCCAATTATCGCACAACACATTTCACAAG AAATCGAACATGGGAAGCAACCCAGGATTAATCTCAAG GGCTATCTAGTCGGCAACCCTTTCACAGGCTCGGATTATGATAGAAATTTCAGAGCACAATATGCTCATGGTGTTGGAATTATATCTGATCAACTATATGAG GCTGCAGTGGGGAACTGTAAAGGAAATTATATAAGACCACAGAATAAACTGTGTGACATGGCGTTAAATACTATTGAAGAT CTCATTTCTGAAATTGACGAAGGATATATCGTGGGTGTCAAATGTGTATGGGATCTCTTACGACATAGATTTATGTTAGAAGAAAATGCTCAGCTAAGCAAGCTATCTCCTGAACAACCTACCATCAATTGTTTT GCATACCGTTACTACCTATCCAATATTTGGGCGAATGAAAATTCCACCAGAGATGCTCTTGGGGTGAAGCAT GGAACAATTGGAGAGTTTAAGAGATGCAGAAAAAGTATGCCCTATTCATTTGATGTCTCGAGCAGCATAGAGTACCATTTCAACCTCACAAGCAGGGGCTACCGTGCACTTGTGTTCAG CGGCGACCATGATCTTGTGATGCCATTTTTGGGCACACATGCGTGGATTAGATCCTTCAACTTGTCAATAGTTGATGGCTGGAGAGCATGGCATCTCGGTGGCCAGGCTGGAGG ATTTACAATCACATACGCCAACCATTTGACATTTGCGACACTAAAG GGTGGTGGCCACTCAGCCATAGAGTATCGGCCTAGGGAAAGTCTTGACATGGCTCAACGCTGGTTGGATAATAAGCCGCTGTGA
- the LOC119297522 gene encoding serine carboxypeptidase-like 16, which translates to MASLLFLRLVVPLALLLLPLSRSATVVTHLPGFHGRLPFHLETGYVNVDEETGTELFYYFVESERSPDTDPVVLWLTGGPRCSSLIFYEVGPMKFVLAPYNGSLPELAYNPDSWSKVASIILLDSPVGTGFSYARDIESHRDVGDFSSTLHIITFLNKVKVIFLFTIVVVEWLSYHLMHVDVVVYRSPALPVKSFLCWRKFICWKDVPNYRATHFTRNQTREATQD; encoded by the exons ATGGCTTCCTTGTTGTTCCTGCGTCTCGTCGTTCCCCTCGCTctgcttcttctgccgctctcgcgCTCGGCGACGGTGGTGACCCATCTACCCGGCTTCCATGGCCGCCTTCCCTTCCACCTGGAGACCGG GTACGTCAACGTGGACGAGGAGACGGGAACGGAGCTCTTCTACTACTTCGTGGAGTCGGAGAGGAGCCCCGACACGGACCCCGTCGTCCTGTGGCTGACGGGAGGACCCCGCTGCTCTAGCTTGATTTTCTACGAAGTTG GTCCAATGAAATTCGTTCTTGCACCTTATAATGGTAGTTTGCCAGAGTTGGCATATAATCCCGATTCATGGTCCAAG GTGGCAAGCATCATCTTGTTGGATTCTCCAGTGGGTACTGGTTTCTCGTATGCTCGTGATATAGAAAGTCATCGTGATGTTGGGGATTTCTCATCTACTTTGCACATCATAACATTTCTCAACAAGGTGAAAGTTATCTTTCTATTTACTATTGTTGTAGTTGAATGGCTTTCTTACCATCTTATGCATGTTGATGTAGTGGTTTATCGATCACCCGCGCTACCAGTCAAATCCTTTCTTTGTTGGAGGAAGTTCATATGCTGGAAAGATGTCCCCAATTACCGCGCAACACATTTCACAAG AAATCAAACAAGGGAAGCAACCCAGGATTAA